A segment of the Synechococcus sp. MU1643 genome:
GGTTGGTGGTGGCATCCCTGGGGGTGAACTTACGGATAGCCTCCAGATCACCCGTGTCGGCAACGACCACGGTCATTTGTGAAAGCTGATCGAGCAGGCTGGCCATGATGTACGACGGCTCAATACCCGTAACGTAGCGGCGCTTTTTGATGCGTCAGCTGTTGAAAAGCTTGTTCAATTCAGCAGGTTTTGAGGGAGCAATGCGCTCCACAACCAGCAAGGCATCAATAATCTGCTTGGCGACGGGAACGGCCACGGTGGAGCCATAGGCGTTTTCACCTTGGGGCTCATCTACCACCACAAACACCACGTAACGGGGATCCTCAATCGGCAAAGTCGCTACAAAGCTGCAGATCTTGGCCCCTGGCAGATAGATCCCATTCAGGGCCTTCTGCGCCGTTCCCGTTTTGCCACCAATTCGGTAGCCGGGCGTTTTCGCACCCTTGCCACTGCCCTGATCCACAACAGATTCCATCCACTGGAGCACCGTGCGCGTGACCTCCGAATTCAGAACCTGGTGACCACTGGGTGCCGCCGCAGGTGCCAAGGCATCACCCGAACGGAAGCCACGGGTGATGTGGGGACTGATCAACTTGCCACCATTGGCCAGCATCCCGTGAAGCTGGACCAGCTTGAGCGGCGTCAGCGAAAACCCCTGACCAAAGGCCGTCGTCGCCGGCTCGATCGGCTGACTGATGAACTGCTTCTTGCTCTTGAGCTGTCCGGCCACCGCTCCAGGTAGGTCGGTGTCGGGACGCTGATTGATGCCAAGACGCTCCATCCAGTTCCAGTAGGCATCGTCGTCAAGACGGCGCATGGCTTGGACCATGCCGACGTTGCTTGACACCTGCAGCACGGTGGCGAAATCCACCAAACCATGCGCTTTTTTGTCGTGGTTGTTGATCGGCCAACCACCGATCATGAGCTTGCCCACGTCATTCACCCTATCCGTCGCCTGAATGGCGCCGTCCTGTAGTGCCAAAGCCAGATTGATCGGCTTGAACGTCGAACCCGGTTCATAGAGATCCTGAACGGACCATTCCCGAAACCGCCCGGTGGGGAAATCCCAGTAGCGGTTGGGATCGTAGGTGGGTGTCGATGCCAGCACCAACAGCTCACCATTGGTGGCATCCATCACGATCGCGGCACCCTTTTGGGCTTTCCACTTGGCAACCTGCTCAGCAAGAGCGTTGAGTGCTACCTGCTGGAGCCTCGAATCCAGCGTCAGCTGCAGGCGCAAATCATCGCCATAAAAGGCTCCCGGGGCGAGGTTGGCCGGCAACGGCGTGCCGTCAGCGCCGCGGCGGAGATATTGGGTTTGCTCATGGCGAGCCAGATCACCATCACGGCTCTGTTCAAGACCTGCTTGAGGTTGCCGCTCCGCATTGAGAAAGCCCACCACGTTGGCGAACAACGCCGCCTGGGGATACACCCGCTGGGGATAGGCCTCCAGATCCAGACCGCTTATTCCTAGGGCACGGATGCGATCGGCCGTCTCCGGATCCAGCTCCTCAGCCAATTTGATCCCCGAGGCCTGGGTCCCCATGACCTTCAGCAGCGCAGGTACGGAACGAGCCAAGGGATCGGCCAACACCTCCGCCACATCCTCGGCAGGGCGGACGAGATTTGGGGCATCTCCCGGCATGTTGAAGTAGCGGGGATGGGCCCAGAGCCGAAACCGCTTTTCATCCATCGCGACCAGGCGTCCGGTGCGATCGACAATCGGTCGCCGTTGCCCCAAGGGTTGGGTGCGCTGCGTTTGCAGCTGACGGGCACGCTGCTCCAGATCGGGGGCTTGCACCAACTGCAGCCAGGCCATACGACCTACCAACCCCAGCAGGCCTGCAGCCAGGATCCAGAAAATGATCCAAAGCCGCTTGGGGGGAACCTGGGTCAAAGGAACGACCCGCGCGCGGGAACGCCGCGAACGGACGGGTCGATGCCCTGACAGCCGCGTCATCAGTACCCCGCCCGAATGGGCTGATTTCCCAGGGCCTGGAGAGATGCCATGGGAGAGGACGCGGACGCTTGCTGAGAGCCCAGATCGGGGGGATCGAGATGCACCAGATTGGCCACTTGCGTTGGCACCAGGCGGTTGGGCTGCTGAGAACGATGCAACAGATGCTGTTCCATCACAGCGGTTGATTCCGTCAAGCGGTGTGCCTGGGTGCGTGTTGCCTCCAGCAGGTGGAAGGCAACGGTCCAGCGATGCTGCCAGTGCAGCGTGAGACCAGCCAGAACAGCGACTGCCGCAATCAAACCCAGCAATGTGCCGTCCATCAGGCGATGGAGCCCCCCAACGAGAGGGGAGCGTCGTGCAATGCGTCCGGAGGACAGTGACCCTTGAATCAGCTCGAAAGCCGTGGTCGATGCACGCTTTTCCGGAGCGGCAACCACCGGGATCACAGGCGAATAGGTTCAGTGAACCACCTGCAGAAAGGCGGGGCAAGGCTCAGAGCAGCAGCAGATTCAGGAACGTCACGGCGTTCCACAGCCCATGCATCAGCACCGAGGGCCACAGGCGTCCGCTGCGCAGCCGCACCAAGCCAAGCCCAACCCCCAACACAGTGAGTGGCGCCAACTCGCCAACACTGATGTGGGCCATGGCAAACAACAGGCCACTGAGCAGGACCCCCGGGAGGGGACCGAGCCGGGTCGCCAACACCGGCAGTAAGGCACCGCGAAAAATCGTCTCCTCAAACAGCGGCGCCAGCACAACCGCAGTGAGAGCAAGCAAGGCCAGGGCAAGCGGATCACGGCTGCCCAGCACCAACTCCAACAGCGGATTGCTACCCCCGGGATCCCCCACCAGGCGCACGAGCAACCACCCCGTGAGCATCACCACCGGCGTCACCATCAACCAGCCCGCCAGCGCATCGCGCAGAGCTGAGAGCAGCGGACGCACGCGCCACAGCATCCATCCGCCAAGCGGTGCCCTCTCCTTGGGCAACGAACGCAGTTGCCGCCAAAGGATCAGCAGGCTCGGCAGGGCCATCACGCCGTAGTTGATCACCACGCTGACGGCTTCACGACGAGGACTGCCCAGCCCCACCGTCAGTGCACCCACCAGCGGAAACGCCACCAGTGGAACGCCAACAGCACTGATCACGACGAAGCCACCCGCCACCAGAAGCGCCATGTCGACCAGGGTCAGCTCCGGCCCCTGAACATCTGGCCAGGCCATCAGCCGGCCTCGCAGCAAACGCCAGGCCTGACCAAGCAACAGCAGGCCACCGAGCAGGGCCGTCACCAGGGGCAGCACCGTGCTGAGGGCCAAACGGAACGCCGCTTTCCCCGCGGCTGAAGCATCGATGCAGAGCGTCGGATCAGAGACCCCCGCTTCGCAGTGCAGCTGCTGGAGCAAAGGATCGTCGGCATCGCGTGCAAGGTCCGCTGATGCGGAACCTTGACCCTGCAACAACAGAAGCATCTGTTGCTGCCGCTCATTGCGCTGCTCTGGGCTGATTCCCACCAGGGCCTTAAGCAGCGCATCACGTGGCGACTCCCCGAGGAGGGCGTCCCGCAACGGGGGAGGCACTGCTGGTTCAGCAAGAAGCGTCAGCTCCTGCTGCTGAAGACTCAGGGCCGGTGCCACCGAAGGTCGCGAAAGGCTGTCAATCAAGCCCGAAAACCAGATAAAACCAGCCAAAGAAAGGGACAAGGCCGCCAGAAGTCCCTTCCAGCGCGGGGAAACCGGTTGTGGGGAACTGGGCACCAGCGGGCATCAACTTCCCACGATTGTCCCCCCGAAAGGCCGCTTCCATACGATGACCGCGCCTTGACGCTGCAGCGTGCCCCTTCGTCTTCTTCTGGTCCGCCACGGTCTCAGCAGTTTCAACAAGGAACGGCGCATCCAGGGCCGTGATGATCTCTCGAACCTCAGCGAGGAGGGGCATGAGCAGGCCAGGGCCCTGGGCCGCTCGCTCCAGGACGTGAGCATCCAGGCCATCTACAGCTCTCCTTTGCAGAGGGCGGCGGCAACCACTGCGAGCCTGCTGGAGGCAAAAGGCAGGCAGACACCGGGTCCCGTCTTTGACGACGGACTGCTGGAAGTGGATCTGGAGCCCTGGTCCGGCCAGACCATTGACGAGCTGACTCAAGGCTCAACGGAGGCCTACAAGATCTGGAAGCAGCGGCCTATGGAACTGGAGCTCCAGCGTCGTGATGGTTCGAGCTACAAGCCACTGCCTGAACTGATGGAACAGGCGCGGGACTTCATCAGCAACCTGTTGGAGCGCCATCCCGCCAAAGGCAACGACACGGTGCTGGTGGTGGCCCACAACGCCATCCTGCGCTGCCTGATGATGGTGTTGCTGGGGGAACCCGACCAAGGCTTCCGGCGTCTCCGCGTCGACAACACCTCCCTTTCCATCTTCAACCTCCGGCCGGGAGAGAACGGCCCCCAGGTGCAGATCGAATGCTTAAACAGCACCACGCATCTGCAACCGCTGCCGGAGAGGGGCAAAAACGCCAGGCTGATTTTGGTGCGACACGGCGAAACCGACTGGAACAAAGCCGGGCGCTTCCAGGGGCAGATCGATATTCCGCTCAATGAAAACGGTCGCCATCAAGCCGCGGCCGCCCGCGATTTCCTCAAAGACATCCCCATCGATCGGGCCTGGAGCAGCACGCTGTCGCGCCCAACCGAAACGGCCCAGATCATTCTCGAGGCGCATCCCGATGTACCCCTGACTCAGATCGACGGCCTGGTGGAGATCGGACACGGTCTCTGGGAAGGCAAGCTCGAATCCGAGATCAGAGAGGGCTGGTCGGAGCTGCTGGACACCTGGAAACGTGCTCCGGAAACCGTGCAGATGCCTGAGGGGGAAACCATCCAGGACGTGTGGGCCCGTTCCGTCCGGAGCTGGGGAGAGATCGCTGGCGAGCTGAAGCCTGAGGAAACGGTGCTGGTGGTCGCCCACGACGCCGTCAACAAAACGATCCTCTGCGATCTGTTGGGGCTGACCCCAGCCGATATCTGGGCCGTCAAACAGGGCAACGGTGGCGTCACGGTGGTCGACATTGCCGCCGATCCAGGCCAGCCTGCAGTGGTGACCTGCCTCAACCTCACCTCCCATTTCGGAAGCGTGATTGACCGCACGGCAGCAGGCGCTCTCTGACGTCATGAACGACACCTTGCTGCTGGATCCGGTTCGCGTCCTGCGTGGCCCCGGAGATTCGGTTCAGCGCGGTGCAGTCCTGATCCACCGAGGGGTGCTCGTCGGCTTTGACGACCAGGCCCGGCAGCAGGCCCTCGGCCTGGGCATCAAAGCCAGTCCAGCACCGGCTCAACTGGTTGCCCCCTGCCTGGTGGATCCCCATTCCATCCTTGAGACCCCCTTCAGTGGAGATCAAGAAACAGCCGTGAGCCTGCGGCACTGTGCAGCCGCAGGGGGCTACGGCCAGATTGCCCTAATTCCCCGCAGCAGCAGCTGGCGCGATTGTCCTGAGCGGCTCCAGGGATTCCGCCTCGATCAGGATCAGACGGCAACGGTTCGCCTGCACCTTTGGGGCGGCTTCAGCCGCGGCGGCAAGGCCGATGAACTTGCTCCCCATGGCGATCTTCTCGAACACGGTGCCATCGGACTGGCGGACGATGACGCCATGATTCCAACCCCGTTGCTGGAACGGGGACTGCTGCTCGGAGAGATGGGGGGATGCCCGGTGCTCGTGGCACCCCGGGATCCCGATCTGCAAGGGGAGGGTTTGCTGCGGGAAGGGGTGGAGACGCTGCGGGCCGGATGGCCAGCGGATCCGATCACCAGCGAGACCGTTCCTCTCAGCCAGTTGCTGCTGCTGCATCAACGCCATCCGGAACGACAACTGCGGCTGATGAACCTCTCCACGGCAGCCGCGGTGCAACAACTTTCAGGCTGCGATTCCCCTCCCTTGAGCAGCGTGAGCTGGTGGCATCTTCTGACCGACCGCAGCATGCTGGCCAGCAGCAACCCGGGCTGGCGTGTTTGTCCATCCCTCGGTGGACCAGACGATCGCCAGCAGTTGATCCAGGCTCTTTATCGGCGAACGATTACTGCCGTGGCTGTCCACGCTGTGCCTCTGGATGCCGAGGACATGCTGCTGCCAGGTGATCAGCGCCCCGCAGGCCTCAGCGGCCACCATTTGGTGCTTCCTGCGCTGTGGAATGCCCTGGTGCGGCCTGGACGCTGGACCGTGGAAGATCTTTGGCAGGCCCTCAGCTTTGGGCCGTCGGCGCTGATCGACCAGCCCACTGAACAGCTTGAGCATGGCAGCCGGCGCTGGCTGCTGTTCGATCCCGATCAAAGCTGGACCATCAGCAGCAACACCCCTGGAGCACCGCGTGCTGCCAACATCCCTTGGATAGGCCGGGAGCTTCAGGGACGGGTTGTGGCCTGTGGCCTCAGTTGCTGAGCGGACCGATGCGCGAAGGAGGCCAGAAGCGGAAAACGGCACGCCCAATGATCTGATCGTCAGGCAAAAACGGGCCGCCCGGCCAGCGACGAGCATCCTGGCTGTTGCGGCGGTTGTCGCCCAGAACAACAACTTTGTCTTCGGGAACAACGGCATACAGGCCCTTGCAGCCGATCATTCCGTCGCGATCGGAGCAGAAGTTGGTGACGTAAGGCTCGTTGAAGGCCGTGCCGTTAATGCTCACGGCACCACGGCCGTTGACCTCCAAGACATCACCAGGAACACCCACCACCCGTTTGATCCAAGCCTCACATTCGGGATAGCGCTGCAACAGCACACGATCCACAACCCAGCTGATGCCCGGGAAGGTGACGAAGCCGCACTTCAGTGGATTGGGTTGCCCCGCCTCCAACTTCCAAACGGGATCGAAGGCACTGGGAGAATTGAACACAACGATCTCTCCCCGCTGAGGAGGTCGTGAGCGGTACGACAGCTTCTCGACGATCAACTTGTCGCCGACCTGAAGACCCGGCAGCATCGATCCCGAAGGGATGTAGCGGGCTTCAAAGGCGAACTGCCGAAGCAGGAGATAAAGCGAAACCGTGAACAGAAATGGGGCCCAGAACTCCCACATCGCGCTCACTCTGCCCTTCACATCGGAAGACCCTCTCTCGGCGTTCAATGTGGGCAGGCTCAATCTTTCGATCCACGATAAGGGCAACCTGCAGACCCCATGATCCGTCCACGCTGGCAAGCACTCAAGCCCCAACACGGCCTGCTCAGCTGGCGCCGGTGGGACCAGGCCATTGCTGTTATCGCCGCAGTCAATCTCACCT
Coding sequences within it:
- a CDS encoding type II CAAX endopeptidase family protein produces the protein MPSSPQPVSPRWKGLLAALSLSLAGFIWFSGLIDSLSRPSVAPALSLQQQELTLLAEPAVPPPLRDALLGESPRDALLKALVGISPEQRNERQQQMLLLLQGQGSASADLARDADDPLLQQLHCEAGVSDPTLCIDASAAGKAAFRLALSTVLPLVTALLGGLLLLGQAWRLLRGRLMAWPDVQGPELTLVDMALLVAGGFVVISAVGVPLVAFPLVGALTVGLGSPRREAVSVVINYGVMALPSLLILWRQLRSLPKERAPLGGWMLWRVRPLLSALRDALAGWLMVTPVVMLTGWLLVRLVGDPGGSNPLLELVLGSRDPLALALLALTAVVLAPLFEETIFRGALLPVLATRLGPLPGVLLSGLLFAMAHISVGELAPLTVLGVGLGLVRLRSGRLWPSVLMHGLWNAVTFLNLLLL
- a CDS encoding histidine phosphatase family protein; the encoded protein is MPLRLLLVRHGLSSFNKERRIQGRDDLSNLSEEGHEQARALGRSLQDVSIQAIYSSPLQRAAATTASLLEAKGRQTPGPVFDDGLLEVDLEPWSGQTIDELTQGSTEAYKIWKQRPMELELQRRDGSSYKPLPELMEQARDFISNLLERHPAKGNDTVLVVAHNAILRCLMMVLLGEPDQGFRRLRVDNTSLSIFNLRPGENGPQVQIECLNSTTHLQPLPERGKNARLILVRHGETDWNKAGRFQGQIDIPLNENGRHQAAAARDFLKDIPIDRAWSSTLSRPTETAQIILEAHPDVPLTQIDGLVEIGHGLWEGKLESEIREGWSELLDTWKRAPETVQMPEGETIQDVWARSVRSWGEIAGELKPEETVLVVAHDAVNKTILCDLLGLTPADIWAVKQGNGGVTVVDIAADPGQPAVVTCLNLTSHFGSVIDRTAAGAL
- a CDS encoding penicillin-binding protein 2 → MTRLSGHRPVRSRRSRARVVPLTQVPPKRLWIIFWILAAGLLGLVGRMAWLQLVQAPDLEQRARQLQTQRTQPLGQRRPIVDRTGRLVAMDEKRFRLWAHPRYFNMPGDAPNLVRPAEDVAEVLADPLARSVPALLKVMGTQASGIKLAEELDPETADRIRALGISGLDLEAYPQRVYPQAALFANVVGFLNAERQPQAGLEQSRDGDLARHEQTQYLRRGADGTPLPANLAPGAFYGDDLRLQLTLDSRLQQVALNALAEQVAKWKAQKGAAIVMDATNGELLVLASTPTYDPNRYWDFPTGRFREWSVQDLYEPGSTFKPINLALALQDGAIQATDRVNDVGKLMIGGWPINNHDKKAHGLVDFATVLQVSSNVGMVQAMRRLDDDAYWNWMERLGINQRPDTDLPGAVAGQLKSKKQFISQPIEPATTAFGQGFSLTPLKLVQLHGMLANGGKLISPHITRGFRSGDALAPAAAPSGHQVLNSEVTRTVLQWMESVVDQGSGKGAKTPGYRIGGKTGTAQKALNGIYLPGAKICSFVATLPIEDPRYVVFVVVDEPQGENAYGSTVAVPVAKQIIDALLVVERIAPSKPAELNKLFNS
- the lepB gene encoding signal peptidase I, whose protein sequence is MKGRVSAMWEFWAPFLFTVSLYLLLRQFAFEARYIPSGSMLPGLQVGDKLIVEKLSYRSRPPQRGEIVVFNSPSAFDPVWKLEAGQPNPLKCGFVTFPGISWVVDRVLLQRYPECEAWIKRVVGVPGDVLEVNGRGAVSINGTAFNEPYVTNFCSDRDGMIGCKGLYAVVPEDKVVVLGDNRRNSQDARRWPGGPFLPDDQIIGRAVFRFWPPSRIGPLSN
- a CDS encoding dihydroorotase encodes the protein MNDTLLLDPVRVLRGPGDSVQRGAVLIHRGVLVGFDDQARQQALGLGIKASPAPAQLVAPCLVDPHSILETPFSGDQETAVSLRHCAAAGGYGQIALIPRSSSWRDCPERLQGFRLDQDQTATVRLHLWGGFSRGGKADELAPHGDLLEHGAIGLADDDAMIPTPLLERGLLLGEMGGCPVLVAPRDPDLQGEGLLREGVETLRAGWPADPITSETVPLSQLLLLHQRHPERQLRLMNLSTAAAVQQLSGCDSPPLSSVSWWHLLTDRSMLASSNPGWRVCPSLGGPDDRQQLIQALYRRTITAVAVHAVPLDAEDMLLPGDQRPAGLSGHHLVLPALWNALVRPGRWTVEDLWQALSFGPSALIDQPTEQLEHGSRRWLLFDPDQSWTISSNTPGAPRAANIPWIGRELQGRVVACGLSC